The genomic interval GTGACGACAAGATAAAGAATATCAAGATCTTTTGATATTTTGGGGTCGTATCAATAAGAAATGTTAAAAAGGAGAATAAGTTTTTGTCCAAAGATTAGATTCTAAACTTGGGAGTTTCCCTTTCTATTTGTATTTGATGAAAAAGACGAAGTTAAACATAAGTTTTCATAGACCAAGTTGTTGGACAAGCAAATCCAATTGAGAGCTTTCTTGTGTCTTACATTTCTCTTATTATTCTCTTATACACTTGTGAGTTTTTGCAAGTTCATCTCTGTGAATACGACCTTGCCTGAAACGCATAATCCTCCACGTACATGTAAAACAAAATAGCAAATGGAAAACTATTTGTGGCTGAAAATAAGACAATGTGGGCAGAGAATCTATAATACACTGTCGAGGATGGTTAGTCAACACAGGGAGCTTAATTAAGCTTATATATAGAGGACCAAGTTTGCTTCTACTTAGAGAAATCACTTCACagttctatctctctctctctctctcacacacacacacacacacacacactcctCCTCAGGAATCAACTCTTTATTGTGTTGTTAACTTTGAACAGATGAAGCCTAATAATATTGGAGAAGAACTTCAAGATTCGTACGATGATCAACATAAATGGGTTCTTGATTCTTCCCTCGACAGCAGAGGACGTGTTCCTCTTCGGGCTCGAACTGGTGCTTGGAAAGCTGCACTCTTCATCATCGGTAACAAAACTTtcaattagtttttttatacATAAACGTTATATATACCACATAATTGTACACACTGGAAAAGTATGCTATAGTAGTAACTCAAAATTGtaaatctttgtttcttttgttccaTATTCTCTACGCAGCAATCGAGTTCACCGAGAGATTGAGTTACTTTGGTTTAGCTACAAACTTAGTGGTCTATTTAACAACAATTATCCACCAAGATCTCAAGACGGCTGTGAAAAATGTGAACTACTGGTCAGGTGTCACTACTTTGATGCCTCTTTTTGGAGGCTTTGTAGCAGATGCTTATCTTGGCCGTTACACCACTATCTTGGTTGCATCCACCATTTACCTTACGGTAATATATGCTCTTAACCTAATTTTAACTCAAAAGATTCCAAAAAACAAACGTTaattaatttatcttgtttcaaCAGGGTTTGGTCCTTTTAACAATGTCCTGGTTTATACCAGGCTTGAAACCATGTCTCGAAGAAGTGTGCGTTGAACCTAGGAAAGCACATGAAATAGCCTTCTTCATTGCCATATACTTGATCTCCATAGGAACTGGAGGTCATAAGCCATGCCTTGAGAGCTTTGGTGCTGACCAGTTCGACGATGATCATgttgaagaaagaaagatgaGGATGTCTTATTTTAACTGGTGGAACGTTTGTCTATGTGCTGGTATCCTAACGGCTGTGACTTTCCTTGTCTATATCGAAGACCGGGTTGGTTGGGGTGTCGCCGGCATCATACTCACTACACTCATGGCTATTTCACTTCTCATCTTCCTCATTGGAAAACCACTTTATCGTTATAGGACACCTTCTGGTAGCCCTTTGACTCCTATGTTACAGGTACTTGTTGCCGCCATTGCCAAGAGAAACCTTCCTTATCCTTCAGATCCTTCTCTGCTTCATGACGTTTCCAAGGCAGAGTTTACAACTGGCCGGCTTCTCTCACACACAAAGCATCTTAAGTGAGTAGAAACAAACTCAAAACTGTCTATGTTTGTTGATTTCTGATTCTTTGTGCATTCTAAGCTGATTCTAGTGTGTGTTGAGATGTTTTGAGTCCGGTCTGACCTGGTAGCATAGGGTCCTTCCTATATGGGCCGCTATATTTTGTTTAGTCATTTTTATTGGATTCGATCCGCGATATGGTTTTAGATATTCATATGCGAAAGATTAAAACCTCTTGTAAATCTTTATTCTGTTATCTGCATAATTGTTTTCTGCATAGTCTGGGATTCGAATCCCAGACCTGGATGTAGAAACTTTAAACCTTAACCATTCGAGTACATTGCTTCCACATTTTTTGAATCTTAAAGTAATCAAAATTTGGTACAAACCACGTTAAATCTGTGTGCTTTTTACTTATCGTGATTATCTCTTTCTGCACTGTCTTTTTCACATCTATTATAACAGCGTAGTTATTTTTTGCTTGCAGGTTTCTTGACAAGGCAGCAATAATTGAAGACAACACTCCTCTAGATCTCCAGAAACAGAGTCCATGGAAACTTGTAACGTTGACAAAAGTGGAGGAAGCAAAGCTGATCATCAACGTGATTCCCATATGGCTCTCCACATTAGTCTTTGGCATTTGTGCTACACAAACTAATACTTTCTTCATCAAACAAGCAACCATAATGGACAGACACATAACCAGTAACAACAGCTTCACAGTCCCTCCAGCTTCCATATTCTCCCTCACTGCTCTCTCACTGATCATTTCACTCACCATCTATGATAAACTCATCGTTCCCTCGCTGAGACGCATCACACATAATCAAAGAGGCATCAACATTCTCCAGAGAATCGGGACCGGTATGCTTTTCTCCGTTGCAACAATGATCATTGCAGCTCTTGTTGAGAAACAACGATTGGACCGTAGTGAAAAGAACGAACCAATGAGTGTGATATGGCTAGCTCCTCAGTTCATAGTCATTGGCGTTGCGGACGCGTTCACGCTCGTTGGACTTCAAGAGTACTTCTACGACCAAGTCCCTGATTCCATGAGAAGCTTAGGTATAGC from Raphanus sativus cultivar WK10039 unplaced genomic scaffold, ASM80110v3 Scaffold0181, whole genome shotgun sequence carries:
- the LOC130501389 gene encoding protein NRT1/ PTR FAMILY 5.6-like, with the protein product MKPNNIGEELQDSYDDQHKWVLDSSLDSRGRVPLRARTGAWKAALFIIAIEFTERLSYFGLATNLVVYLTTIIHQDLKTAVKNVNYWSGVTTLMPLFGGFVADAYLGRYTTILVASTIYLTGLVLLTMSWFIPGLKPCLEEVCVEPRKAHEIAFFIAIYLISIGTGGHKPCLESFGADQFDDDHVEERKMRMSYFNWWNVCLCAGILTAVTFLVYIEDRVGWGVAGIILTTLMAISLLIFLIGKPLYRYRTPSGSPLTPMLQVLVAAIAKRNLPYPSDPSLLHDVSKAEFTTGRLLSHTKHLKFLDKAAIIEDNTPLDLQKQSPWKLVTLTKVEEAKLIINVIPIWLSTLVFGICATQTNTFFIKQATIMDRHITSNNSFTVPPASIFSLTALSLIISLTIYDKLIVPSLRRITHNQRGINILQRIGTGMLFSVATMIIAALVEKQRLDRSEKNEPMSVIWLAPQFIVIGVADAFTLVGLQEYFYDQVPDSMRSLGIAIYLSVLGAASFLNNLLITVVDTIADDFSAKSWFGKDLNSSRLDRFYWFLAGVTAANICVFVFVAKRCPYKSVQPNQVVVDSSVSVAVA